The Canis lupus familiaris isolate Mischka breed German Shepherd chromosome 27, alternate assembly UU_Cfam_GSD_1.0, whole genome shotgun sequence genome window below encodes:
- the PCED1B gene encoding PC-esterase domain-containing protein 1B, with translation MVHLQASEVQQLLHNKFVVILGDSVQRAVYKDLVLLLQKDCLLTTNQLKAKGEETFEKDELVDGGQMGPMHNGVQYREVRQFCDAHHLVRFYFLTRVYSSYLESVLQELQGSEHGPPDVVIMNSCLWDLSRYGPDSWRSYRENLASLFRRLGQVLPESCLLVWNTAMPVGKQITAGFLPPDHQPGDGSLIERVIEANFYSSAEAKRHGFDVLDLHFHFRHAGQHLQRDGVHWDERAHRHLSQLLLAHLADAWGVELPRRDHVSTCVRARPGFPVRGRAPPRARCYPLLPTPPPPRPFPLPQPRPPYLCGPQDAYFSSGPSFQSDEFSSNYFHSDVPFPAQMGFSFEDDFMMDARPPGPPGPPGPPGPPFPLPYLQRAPVVHRGVPRYAPRGPYGPWGGRPRPSRRRAHSRPQPRPQ, from the coding sequence ATGGTCCACCTGCAGGCCTCCGAAGTGCAGCAGCTGCTCCATAACAAGTTCGTGGTCATCCTGGGCGACTCCGTCCAGAGGGCCGTGTACAAGGACCTGGTGCTCCTGCTGCAGAAGGACTGCCTGCTCACGACCAACCAGCTCAAGGCCAAGGGGGAGGAGACGTTCGAGAAGGACGAGCTGGTGGACGGAGGCCAGATGGGCCCCATGCACAACGGCGTCCAGTACCGGGAGGTCCGCCAGTTCTGCGACGCCCACCACCTGGTGCGCTTCTACTTCCTCACGCGCGTGTACTCCAGCTACCTTGAGAGCGTCCTGCAAGAGCTGCAGGGCAGCGAGCACGGCCCCCCGGACGTGGTCATCATGAACTCCTGCCTCTGGGACCTCTCCAGGTATGGCCCTGACTCCTGGCGGAGCTACCGGGAGAACCTGGCGAGCCTGTTCCGGCGCCTGGGCCAGGTCCTGCCCGAGTCGTGCCTCCTGGTCTGGAACACGGCCATGCCCGTGGGCAAGCAGATCACTGCGGGCTTCCTGCCGCCCGACCACCAGCCCGGCGACGGCTCCCTCATCGAGCGCGTCATCGAAGCCAACTTCTACAGCTCCGCCGAGGCCAAGAGGCACGGCTTCGACGTGCTGGACTTGCACTTCCACTTCCGCCACGCGGGCCAGCACCTGCAGCGCGACGGGGTGCACTGGGACGAGCGCGCGCACCGCCACCTGTCGCAGCTGCTGCTGGCGCACTTGGCCGACGCCTGGGGGGTGGAGCTGCCCCGGCGCGACCACGTGAGCACGTGTGTCAGGGCCCGCCCCGGGTTCCCTGTGCGGGGACGCGCGCCCCCCCGCGCCAGGTGCTACCCCCTGCTGCccacgcccccgccgccccggccctttcctctcccccagcccaggcCGCCGTACCTGTGCGGTCCCCAGGATGCTTACTTTTCCTCCGGCCCGTCTTTCCAGTCGGATGAGTTTTCCTCCAACTACTTCCATTCAGatgtccccttccctgcccagatGGGCTTTTCCTTTGAGGATGACTTTATGATGGATGCCCGgccccctgggcctcctgggcctcctgggcctcctgggccCCCTTTCCCCTTACCCTACCTGCAGCGAGCCCCTGTGGTCCACAGGGGTGTCCCCCGCTATGCACCGCGTGGCCCCTACGGGCCCTGGGGTGGGCGGCCCAGACCTTCCAGGAGGCGGGCCCATTCCCGCCCACAGCCAAGGCCTCAGTAA